In Halomonas denitrificans, the genomic stretch GGATGAAGGCCAGGCTGGTGCGCAGGCCCGCCGCCGCCAGCGCGTTTCCGAGCTGCTCGTGGAGGCGCAGGGAATCCCGGTAGTGGCCGCGTGCGGCGTCGTAGTCGCCGACTTCTTCCTCCAGCGCACCGAAGGCGTTGTAGGTCCTCGCCATCCCGGCGAGGTCGCCGATCTCCTCGCGAATGCGCAATGCCTGCTCGATCGACTCCCGGGCCAGCTCGTAGCGGCCCCGGATCATGTTCAGGCGAGCGATGTTCGAGAGGCTGGCCGAATGCCCCCGCCGGTCGCCGGCCTGGGCGCGGAGTTCGGCCGCCTCCCGGTAATAGTCGACGGCAACGTCGAGTTCTCCGAGACGCTCGTGGGCGATGCCCAAGCCGTTGAGTACTTCCGCCCGGCCCTCGGCGTCGCCGATGCGATTCTGGATGACCAGCGCCTTGACGAAATACTCGTCGGCGGCGCGTCTAACGTCGCCGGCCATCACGGCGAACTTGCCGAGCAGGAACCACGCCCGGGGATGGTTCGCGTCGGCGACCGTGACCTGCTCGGCCCACCGCGCGGCATCGGCGATCCGGCCGTCGTCGGCCAGCAGCTCGGCCAGGGCCAGCTGCGCGTCGGCATCGCCCGGATAGGCATCAACCAACCGCTGGAATCGCTCGATCGCCGATTCGGTCCGTCCGGCCAGGGCCAGGTAGCGAGCCTCGGCCCAGGCCTCCGCGCGTCCGCCGCGGCCGGCGAGCAGCTCCGCCGCCGTTCCGGCGGCCGCGACCGCCTCGTCGTAGAGCCCCGCGGCTGCAGCCGCCTCGGCCAGGCGCACCCAGGCCCGGCCGAAGCCGGGGTCGACCTCGACGGCGCGGCGAAGCGCTTCCAGCGCGCGCTGGTGGTTGCCGCCGGCGAGCGCATCGATGCCCGAATCGAACGCCGCGAGGGCTCCCGGATCACTTGACACCTGCGGCAGCGGGGCGTCCCGCTCGACCGGGACGCGCAGGTGATCGACGAAGCGCCGGGCCGCCCGATCCGCAGCGGAGAGAATCTCGTCCGGCACCGTGTCCAGCTGCAGGTCGGTCGAATTCGCTCCGGCCGGATCGAAGATCGCGACCTGCAGGCGGAGCCGGGCCGGGCTTCCGAGCAGCAGCGACTGGATCACCCAGTCGGCGCCGAGCAGTTCGGCGACCCGCCCCAGTCGCTCGCGATCGATGTCCTCGACCGGCAAGCGAAGGTCCGCCAGCGTCCGCCGGACCCGGAGCGGTTCGACCAGCGACAGCTTGGGATTCTCGGCGAGGCGACCGGCGATCGCCTCGGACAGCCCGCTACGCGCCCAGTCGAAGGCTTCACTGCCGGTCCCGTTGGCGACCGGCAGCACCACCACCCGGGGCGCGGCCTCGGCCTCGGGCGTCGCCGGCCGCATCCAGTCCGGCAGGACCAGCACCGCGGCGACCACCGCACCCACGAAAAGTCCGATCGCGGCGGTCCGCCGCAGGGACCGGCGCCAGTTCATCCTCGATCGACCTCTTTCCAGGTCCTCGACGAAGGACTCGGCAGTGGCCGGTCGATCGTCCGGTCGCGGCGCCAGCACGCGGCGCAGCAGGCGCCGGACGCCGCGCGGAACCGCGTCGTCGCCACCCAGTGAGTTCGGCAGCGTCGGCCGCAGGCGCCCGGCCACGGTCTCGTCCCGGGTCTCCCCCTTCAAGGGGACCCGCCCGGTGATCATTTCCCAGACCAGGAGACCCAGCGCGTAGAGGTCCGCCCGTCCGTCGACCGCTTCGCCACGCACCTGCTCCGGCGCCATGTAGGCCACGGTTCCGATCGCCGTTCCGGCCTCGGTGAGCTGCTCCTGGTCGAGCGCGCGTGCGATCCCGAAGTCGGTCAGCCAGGCCCGGCCGCTGTCGTCGATCAGGACATTGGAAGGCTTCAGGTCGCGGTGGACGATCTCGTGGCGATGCGCCTCGGCGAGCGCGCCGGCGAGCTGGATCGCGATCGCGATCGCCCGATCGGCCGGGAGGGGGCCCTCGGCCAGGCGATCGACCAGGGTGCGCCCCGGCACCAGGTCCATGGTCATGAAGACCAGGTCGCCGTCGGTGCCGAGGTCGTGGATACGCACCACGTTCGGATGCGTGATCTGACGCGCGAGCCGGATCTCGCGACGGAATCGCTCGAGTGCGACGGGCTCCTCCGCCAGGCGGTCGGCCAGGACCTTCAGCGCGACGTCCGTCTCCAGGGCCTGGTCCCGGGCGCGATAGACCACACCCATGCCTCCGGCGCCGAGCACATCGAGGATTCGATAGCGTCCCGCGATCACGGTGCCCTTCGGCAGCATCCGGCGGGCGCCGGTCATCGTCCGGGTATCGATCTGTCGCGCGTCGTCCTCGTCCGCCATCGAGCGAATTCTCCAGTCACCGCGCTACCAATCGGGCCAACGATCTCACGGTACTGTCAAAGGCATCGACCGATCAAGCGGCAGGACGCCGCGACGCCGGTCAGAGATCGCGGCGGAGCGAATCGATCGTGGCCCGAATCCGGCTGGAGTCCACGACCAGCGCCAGCTGCCGGGCGGCGGCTTCGAGCAGCGCTGCATCGTGTTCGGTGAAGAGCTTTCCGGGCGCAAGACTGTCTGCATAGACCACGGCGATGACCGACGCGTCGCGGACGACCGGAATCGCCACGAGTGCGCGAATACCGCTTCGGGCGATGCTCCCGCTGGAGGCCAGCGCGCGCGCGCCGTCGGTGTCGGAGCAGTATTCGCAGGCACCGCGTTCGAAGGCGTTGCGGATCGCGGTCAGGCTCGGCGGCGGATCGAAGACCGTTGTTCCGGACGCCAGCCGGGGCTCACCGGAGGCGTCGGCCAGCCACAGGCCCGCGCGCTCGCAGCCCGACAGGCGGACGACCTCCGACAGGGAACGGTCCAGCGTGTCGTCGCGCGACGGACCCGCCGGGGGATCGGTACGGTGCTCCGCTGCCGCGTCCCGGCCGGCCAGCGGCGGGTCTGCGGGCGCGGTGGAAAAATCACAGAGAACCGGAACGCCACCGACTTCGAGCCAGGCAGTGGAGGAGAGCAGCGCCCGGTCGATCGGCCGGCCGTCGAGACGGGTTCCGTTCTTGCTGACCTGATCGGTCACCTGCCAGCCGGAGGCCACCGGCTCGATGACCAGGTGGACCCGCGATACGCCGGCGTGATCCAGCGTGAGGTCGGCGCCGGGCGACCGGCCCAGGGTGTACGAACGGTCACGCTCCAGCCGGAGCGATCGGCCGGGTCGGCCCGGGAGGAACGCGGTGAGCGTGATTCCGGACCCGCCGGCCCGGGTCGAACTATCCTGCAAGACCGAGGCTGTAGCGAAGCGTCTCGGACCGGGCGCGCAGCAGTCCGTCGTGGTTGTCGAGATCGCGCGCCGAGCGCCAGACGTTCGGCACGAGGCCGTCGTCGGCCGCCGCGCGAACCGCGTTCTCGAACCCGACGAGGTCCTGGATGGCCCGCGAAACATCGTCGGCCAGCCACGCGGCATAGGCGTCGTCGAGCCGGTCCTGGAGCGCGTCGAAGGTCGATGTGTCGAGATCGCCGGACGCGGCGGACAGCGCGGACTGGAGCTCGGCGAACTTGCCGTCGACGGTCTGGTCCACGCTGCGCGTGTCGGCGACGATCAGGAAGTCGGACCACTCCCCGCCGTTCCCGCGCACCCGGTAGCTGCCGGCGCTGGTCTCGGCGGTGATGTCGCGGAAGGTCGCGCCGTTCGAGCTCTTGAACAGGCGCAGCGGCGTGTTCGGTGTGTAGTGCAGTGCCGTGGTGTAGAGCTCGACCTCGGCCATGCCCTCGAAGCTGAGGCCACCGGTCGAGGGGGGATGGATCGTGATCATCAGCGGGAAGGCCGCGGGGAGGCTCAGCGACGAACCTGCGGGCAGCCGGTCCAGAAGGCTGAGGGAAAGCGGGTCGATCTGCGTGACCGAGATCCCGAGATTCTCTTCGCTGAGCCCGACGGCGTCTTCGAAACGAAGCGTCAGTTCGGCCGAAGCGATTCCTGCCAACTCGATCTCCGCGAAGGCCTCGTTGCCTTCGATCGCGAGGTCGACGGTCTGGGCCTTCACCGGCCCGCAAAGGGCGACAAGCGCTAGAAGAAGCGTGGCGGTAGGGAAGGATCGGCGCATGGTTCGAAACTCTCGAGCGGAATCCGCCGGTACGAAGTTCTCTTAACCTAGCAAGTCTCACGACCCGGCGCAAACCGGGGAAATCCCTCAGGCGAGGCCGGGGAATCCCTTGCCCGACCCGCCGGATCGGCCTCCGGATCGGCCCGCCGGGCGTGGCGTTGGGGTAGGCTGCGAAGGCGCGCGGATCGCCTTCCATGTGGCCGGTTGCGTACGCGCGAAACCCACCAGGAACGACCGGACATGCCAGCGAGCCTTCCGCAGGAACCCGATTCACCGATTCGAGCGCTGGCCTCGGCCGCGGGCCAACCGCTGCTGCTGCTCGGCACGCTGGCGCTGTGGCTCGCCCTCGGGGCCGACGAGGCGGCCATCGGCCTGTCCTGGCTGGCGCTGGTCGGGGTGGTCGGCGCGCTCGAACACATCGTGCCCCTGCGACCTGCCGAGCGTCCGACCCTGTCCCGTCGAGCCATCGCCGTACTGACCGGGCTCGTGCTCGCCGCGGCACTCGGCGTGCTCGGTGCGGTCTACGAGCAGGCGCTGCGCCCGGCGTTCGCGCCGATCGCCGGAAGCGGGCCGGGGGCGCTGTGGCCGGACGCGCTGCACTGGAGCGTCCAGGCCGTCCTTCTCTACCTGCTCGCCGACGGCCTGAATTACGGGTTGCACCGTGCCTGCCACCGCTGGAACGGGCTGTGGCGGATCAGCGGTCACGGCGTGCACCATTCCTTCCACGCGCTCAATTCCTACCACGCGGTGCTGACCCACCCGCTGGAGCTGTTCTTCCTCGCCGTTCCGATGGCCGTGGCGGCGGCGCTGTTCGGCGTCGACGGCCAGGTCGTTGCCGCAAGCACCGTGCTGATCGCCTCGATCGCGCTTCTGGCGCACGCCAACCTCGACCTGCACACGCCGGGGCTGGAGTGGATCGTGACCCAGCCCGGCCACCATCGGCTCCATCACTCGATCGACGCCGGCGAGCGCGAGAGCAACTACGCGTGCACCGCCATCCTCTGGGACCGGCTGTTCGGCACCTATGACGGCCGCGCCGCCGAACGCACCGGCCTCGATCCCGAGCCGCCGACCCTGTTGGATCACGTGCTTCGGCCGTTCCGGCGGGCGCGCGACTGAGAGCAGGACCGGGCGACCCGCTCCGACCCGAGTGTCCGATTTCGGGACGGCCCGTCCCGCAAGCGGACGATCGGGCGGGTATCGGGGCCGCTTCGGCGCCGACCGCCGCTCCTTAATTCGTCGGCACATCAGCCACTTGATCCCGGCCAAGGCGGATTGGCACGCGAATTGGATATCCGGGGCATGGACATCGCACGCCCCGAACTCGCACGACGCAAGCGCATCAAGCGCATCGCCTGGATCAGCGTGGCCGTCGTCGCCGTGCTGGTCGCCGTGGTCGCGCTGGCCCGGCTCGAGCCGGCCGCTCCGGCCGTCGACCGCGCCACGGTCTGGACCGATACGGTCAAGCGCGGCGAAATGCTGCGCCAGGTCCGCGGACCGGGCGTGCTGGCGCCGCGCGAGATCCGGTGGATCGCCGCGACGACCGAGGCCCGCGTCGACCGGGTCCTGGTCAAGCCGGGTGCGGCCGTCGAACCCGATACCGTGCTGGTCGAGATGAGCAACCCGACCCTGGCCCAGCAGGTCCTCGAGGCCCGCTCGGAGGTGGTCGCCGCCGAGGCCGACTACGCCGCGCTGCAGGTCCGGCTGCAGGGCCAGGTGCTGGACCAGCGCTCGACGCTGGCGCAGATTCGCGCCGAGTCGGAAAGCGCCCGCCTGCAGGTCGAGGCCGAGGCGCAGTTGCTCGAGAAGAACATCCTGCCGCGCATCCAGTACCAGCGCAGCGTGCTGACCGCCAACCAGCTCGAAGAGCGTCTGGCGATCGAGCAGGAGCGCGTCGCGCAGTTCCAGGACTCGGTCGACGCGCAGCTGCGGGCGGCTCGCGCGCGGATCGAGCAACTCGAGACGCTGGCGGACTATCGCGAAGCCCAACTGGCCTCGCTGGACGTGACCGCCGGGATCGCTGGCGTGCTGCAGGAGCTCAGGGTGGAAGCCGGCCAGCGGCTGGCACCGGGCGAGAACATCGCGCGGGTCGCCCGGCCCGATACGCTGCTGGCCGAGCTGCGGATTCCCGAGACCCAGGCCAAGGACATCCAGCTGGGCCAGGCGGTCGAGGTCGACACGCGCAATGGCGTCATTGCCGGCGAGGTCGTCCGGATCGATCCGCGCGTCGCCAACGGCACCGTGCAGGTCGACGTGGACCTGACCGGCGACCTGCCGGCCGGCGCGCGGCCCGACCTCTCGGTCGACGGCACGATCCTGATCGAGCGCCTCGACGACGTCCTCTACGTCGGGCGCCCGGCCTACGGTCAGCCCGAGTCCACCGTGCGCCTGTTCCGCATCGACGCGGACGACGAGACCGCGGTCCGGGTGCCGGTCGAGCTCGGCCGCAGTTCCGTCAACGTGATCGAGATCCGCCAGGGCCTGGACCTCGGCGACCGCATCATCCTGTCCGACACCTCGGCGTGGGACGACCACGACCGCATCCGGCTGCAGTGAGCGACCGATGTTGCTCGAACTCTTTCAACTGCTCGACACCCTGGTCTGCCTGGCCTGCCGCCACGCCGCCTGGGCCGTCTTCCTGCCCGGCGTCGCGATCCTGCGCTGGATCGGGAAGTGATGAGAAAGGGAAAAGGGGAAAGGGGCGAGTGCCTCACCGATCCGGACGACCAGCCCTTGGTCACTAGTCCCTTACCCCTAGTCCCTGAACCCTTGTCCACCCCACTGAAACCGTATCAACGACCAACCCGGAGCCAACCATGACTGACTCATCCAACGCCCTGATCCACCTCGAGGACATCACCAAGGTGTTCCTGACCGACGAGGTCGAGACGCACGCGCTCGGCGGCATCCACCTCGATGTCCGCGAAGGCGAGTACGTGTCGATCTCCGGACCGTCGGGCTGCGGCAAGTCGACTTTGCTGTCGATCCTCGGCCTCCTCGATACCGCGACCAACGGCGAGTACACGCTCAACGGCACGCCGGTCCAGTCGCTCAGCGCGGCGGATCGCGCGCGGGTTCGCAACCGCGAGATCGGCTTCATCTTCCAGGCCTTCAACCTGATCGGCGACCTGACCGTCTACGAGAACGTCGAACTGCCGCTGACCTACCGCGACGGCATCGCCAAGGCCGAACGCCGGGAGCGCGTGGTCGAGGCGCTGGAACGGGTCGGCATGGCCCATCGCCTGCAGCACTATCCGGCCCAGCTGTCCGGCGGTCAGCAGCAGCGCGTCGCGGTCGCCCGTGCCCTGGTCGGAAAGCCGGCCATCCTGCTCGCCGACGAACCGACCGGCAACCTCGACTCGCGCAACGGCGAGGCGGTGATGGCGCTGCTCGACGAACTGCATCGCGCCGGCTCGACGATCTGCATGGTCACCCACGATCCGCGCTATGCCGAATTCGCCCAGCGCAAGATCCACCTGTTCGACGGTCGCGTGGTCGACGAGGAAACGCTGGATCGCCTGCGCCGCGAAGAGGAACAGCGCATCGAGCAGCAGATCGCTTCCCGCAGGCCGGCCGCCGCGGCGCCCGACGCCTGATCGCAGCGCCCCGACCCGTCGCCCGATCCGAACGCCACCGGAGCCCGACCATGCCGTTCCTGACCGACTTCACCCGCGCCCTTCGCCAGCTGTCCAAGCGCCCGGCCTTCTCGCTGGCCGTGATCGTCACGCTGGCCCTGGGCATCGGTGCCAACGCCGCGATCTTCTCTCTGTTCCACCAGATGCTGATCGCACCGATCGAAGTGCCGGCGCCGGAACGCCTGGTCAACCTCTCGTCGCCGGGGCCGAAGAGCGGGTCGCTCTCGTCGTCGACGCCCGGGGGCAGCGAGTACACGTTCAGCTACCCGATGATGCGCGACCTCCAGCAAGTCGACGGCGTACTGACCGGGCTGGCCGGGCATCGCGGTTTCGGCGCCAACTTCTCCTTCGATGGAACGACCACCAGTGGCTTCGGTCTGCAGGTGACCGGCAGCTACTTTCCGACGCTGGGTATCCAGCCGTTGATGGGGAGATTGCTGAACGAGGCCGACGACCGGGCCCTGGGCGAGCACCGCGTGGTGGTGCTGGGCCACCGCTATTGGCTCAACGAGCTGGGCGGCAACCCGGACATCGTCGGCCAGACGCTGATCGTCAACGGCCAGAGCCTCGAGGTCGTCGGCGTCGCACCGATCGGATTCCGTGGAACCACGCTGGGCAATGCGCCCGACGTCTACGTGCCGATCACCCTCCGCTGGCTGCTGCAGCCGCGGCTGCCCCCGGACCACGACGACCGACGCAGCTACTGGGTCTACCTGTTCGGCCGCTTGGCGCCGGACGTGTCGGTCGAGCGCGCGGCAGAAGTGCTGCAGACCCGCTACCGCTCGATTCTGGACGAGGTCGAAGGCCCGCTGCAGGAGATGCGCCCGGAAACGCTCGAACGGTTCGTGTCGCGCCCGCTGCTGCTCGAAGACGGCAAGCTCGGCCAGAGCGACGTGCGCCGGAACAGCCTGGCGCCGCTGATCATGCTGCTGACGGTGTCCGGTTTCGTGCTGCTGATCGCCTGTGTCAACGTGGCCAACCTGATGCTGCTGCGCGGCGCGTTACGCTCCGGCGAATTGGCCGTCCGGTCGTCGATCGGCGCCAGTCGCGGCCGGCTGATCCTGCAGCTGCTGACCGAAGCGGTGGTGCTGGCCGTGCTGGGTGGGCTGGCCGGCCTGCTGGTCGCCGGTGTGACACTGGCCCTGATCGGCAGCCTGCTGCCGCCGTTCGCCCTGGCCACCGTCGAGTTGTCGATTTCTCCGGCGGTGATCGGCGGCGCGTTGGCCTGCACGATGATCGCCGTGCTGCTGTTCGGCCTGATTCCGGCGCTGCACGCGGCGCGGGTGCAGCCTGCCACGGTGCTGCGCGGACAGGCGGGCCAGCCGGGCGGCGGTCGTGCGCTGGCGCGCTTCCGCAGTTCGCTCGTGCTGGTCCAGATCGCGCTGGGCATGGCCCTGCTCATCACCTCGGGCCTGTTCATCAAGAGCCTGCACAAGCTGCAGAACGCCGACCTCGGCATGCAGGTCGAGTCGATGGTGTCCTTCGGCATCGGCCCCCTTCGCAACGGGTATTCGATGGAGCGCGCCCGCCAGCTGTACGAGCGCGTCGAGGAGGAGCTCGGTGCCCTGCCCGGAGTACTGAGCGCGACCTCGTCGATGGTCCCGCTGCTTTCGGACAGCAACTGGACCACCAACGTCTCGGTCGAGGGCTTCGAAGACGGCCCGGATGTGAACACCAACGTCGCGATGAACGATATCGGGCTGGACTACTTTCCGACCTTCGGAATTCCCTTGCTGGACGGCCG encodes the following:
- a CDS encoding protein kinase — protein: MADEDDARQIDTRTMTGARRMLPKGTVIAGRYRILDVLGAGGMGVVYRARDQALETDVALKVLADRLAEEPVALERFRREIRLARQITHPNVVRIHDLGTDGDLVFMTMDLVPGRTLVDRLAEGPLPADRAIAIAIQLAGALAEAHRHEIVHRDLKPSNVLIDDSGRAWLTDFGIARALDQEQLTEAGTAIGTVAYMAPEQVRGEAVDGRADLYALGLLVWEMITGRVPLKGETRDETVAGRLRPTLPNSLGGDDAVPRGVRRLLRRVLAPRPDDRPATAESFVEDLERGRSRMNWRRSLRRTAAIGLFVGAVVAAVLVLPDWMRPATPEAEAAPRVVVLPVANGTGSEAFDWARSGLSEAIAGRLAENPKLSLVEPLRVRRTLADLRLPVEDIDRERLGRVAELLGADWVIQSLLLGSPARLRLQVAIFDPAGANSTDLQLDTVPDEILSAADRAARRFVDHLRVPVERDAPLPQVSSDPGALAAFDSGIDALAGGNHQRALEALRRAVEVDPGFGRAWVRLAEAAAAAGLYDEAVAAAGTAAELLAGRGGRAEAWAEARYLALAGRTESAIERFQRLVDAYPGDADAQLALAELLADDGRIADAARWAEQVTVADANHPRAWFLLGKFAVMAGDVRRAADEYFVKALVIQNRIGDAEGRAEVLNGLGIAHERLGELDVAVDYYREAAELRAQAGDRRGHSASLSNIARLNMIRGRYELARESIEQALRIREEIGDLAGMARTYNAFGALEEEVGDYDAARGHYRDSLRLHEQLGNALAAAGLRTSLAFIHLLLGEYETAGVFVERAIEQQETAGDSQGLMSSLQIAGELAIVRGAWADAEARLLRALEIAREVGNPFGEATVHGSIGLLAGYQGRVAAAEQAYDEAIALLEPLGDRRGLAEYHLRSAEMLDSLDLLEGARARWQRAQQVFADQANLSQRARLVRMQAALAAATGDDDAPGMYDEALQLARASGSEPTALGVRISRLDRLGGSPSDYQQLVQSADRLGHAPMQLQALALHAARLADAGRYDAAGQTASRGLRPPLALEAWSGNWQLHQVLERVADGSPGAIDGPARSRELLAALAGRMPPALARSFRAMHDL
- a CDS encoding GAF domain-containing protein encodes the protein MQDSSTRAGGSGITLTAFLPGRPGRSLRLERDRSYTLGRSPGADLTLDHAGVSRVHLVIEPVASGWQVTDQVSKNGTRLDGRPIDRALLSSTAWLEVGGVPVLCDFSTAPADPPLAGRDAAAEHRTDPPAGPSRDDTLDRSLSEVVRLSGCERAGLWLADASGEPRLASGTTVFDPPPSLTAIRNAFERGACEYCSDTDGARALASSGSIARSGIRALVAIPVVRDASVIAVVYADSLAPGKLFTEHDAALLEAAARQLALVVDSSRIRATIDSLRRDL
- a CDS encoding sterol desaturase family protein — translated: MPASLPQEPDSPIRALASAAGQPLLLLGTLALWLALGADEAAIGLSWLALVGVVGALEHIVPLRPAERPTLSRRAIAVLTGLVLAAALGVLGAVYEQALRPAFAPIAGSGPGALWPDALHWSVQAVLLYLLADGLNYGLHRACHRWNGLWRISGHGVHHSFHALNSYHAVLTHPLELFFLAVPMAVAAALFGVDGQVVAASTVLIASIALLAHANLDLHTPGLEWIVTQPGHHRLHHSIDAGERESNYACTAILWDRLFGTYDGRAAERTGLDPEPPTLLDHVLRPFRRARD
- a CDS encoding efflux RND transporter periplasmic adaptor subunit codes for the protein MDIARPELARRKRIKRIAWISVAVVAVLVAVVALARLEPAAPAVDRATVWTDTVKRGEMLRQVRGPGVLAPREIRWIAATTEARVDRVLVKPGAAVEPDTVLVEMSNPTLAQQVLEARSEVVAAEADYAALQVRLQGQVLDQRSTLAQIRAESESARLQVEAEAQLLEKNILPRIQYQRSVLTANQLEERLAIEQERVAQFQDSVDAQLRAARARIEQLETLADYREAQLASLDVTAGIAGVLQELRVEAGQRLAPGENIARVARPDTLLAELRIPETQAKDIQLGQAVEVDTRNGVIAGEVVRIDPRVANGTVQVDVDLTGDLPAGARPDLSVDGTILIERLDDVLYVGRPAYGQPESTVRLFRIDADDETAVRVPVELGRSSVNVIEIRQGLDLGDRIILSDTSAWDDHDRIRLQ
- a CDS encoding ABC transporter ATP-binding protein, encoding MTDSSNALIHLEDITKVFLTDEVETHALGGIHLDVREGEYVSISGPSGCGKSTLLSILGLLDTATNGEYTLNGTPVQSLSAADRARVRNREIGFIFQAFNLIGDLTVYENVELPLTYRDGIAKAERRERVVEALERVGMAHRLQHYPAQLSGGQQQRVAVARALVGKPAILLADEPTGNLDSRNGEAVMALLDELHRAGSTICMVTHDPRYAEFAQRKIHLFDGRVVDEETLDRLRREEEQRIEQQIASRRPAAAAPDA
- a CDS encoding ABC transporter permease is translated as MPFLTDFTRALRQLSKRPAFSLAVIVTLALGIGANAAIFSLFHQMLIAPIEVPAPERLVNLSSPGPKSGSLSSSTPGGSEYTFSYPMMRDLQQVDGVLTGLAGHRGFGANFSFDGTTTSGFGLQVTGSYFPTLGIQPLMGRLLNEADDRALGEHRVVVLGHRYWLNELGGNPDIVGQTLIVNGQSLEVVGVAPIGFRGTTLGNAPDVYVPITLRWLLQPRLPPDHDDRRSYWVYLFGRLAPDVSVERAAEVLQTRYRSILDEVEGPLQEMRPETLERFVSRPLLLEDGKLGQSDVRRNSLAPLIMLLTVSGFVLLIACVNVANLMLLRGALRSGELAVRSSIGASRGRLILQLLTEAVVLAVLGGLAGLLVAGVTLALIGSLLPPFALATVELSISPAVIGGALACTMIAVLLFGLIPALHAARVQPATVLRGQAGQPGGGRALARFRSSLVLVQIALGMALLITSGLFIKSLHKLQNADLGMQVESMVSFGIGPLRNGYSMERARQLYERVEEELGALPGVLSATSSMVPLLSDSNWTTNVSVEGFEDGPDVNTNVAMNDIGLDYFPTFGIPLLDGRTFDSSDRDDAPPVAIVNRAFAEQFGLGNAAVGKRMAIGQTEELDIEIVGLVGDSRYANVRDGMTPILYQPNRMNNGISFMNFYARTALPPEQVMPSIRDLIARLDPNLPVDNLSSMETVVRDNVFLERFVGMLSSGFALLATVLAAIGLYGVLSYSVTQRTRELGLRMALGAAPGGLARSVLAQVARLGAIGAVIGIVAALALGRLATSLLYELSPYDPAVLVSAVFVLALVAFVAGYLPARRAARIHPNEALRYE